A window of Cryomorphaceae bacterium genomic DNA:
CGGAGTAACCAGCACAGCACAGCGTCCCAACCCTGGAATCAGCCTCAACTGGAACCAAATCAGCCCATTGCTCACTGCAGGCGATTGCGAAGTTCGCGTACGCGTTCAGCAAGGTGGTATCCTCGGCGACTTTGGTCCGGTTTGCACCTTCACCATCAGCGGCCCCGGTGCTCCTGCCGACGAAACCCCTGCGGTTCGTACTCTGGCAGAGAACAGCTCTATGCTGTACCCCAACCCCAACGCGGGCACAGAGGTACGTCTTGAGCTGAGTGGCCTGGGTGATGAAAACCACGAGGTAATGATCCAGATTTACGACATCAACGGACAGTTGATCCAGAATGAAGGATTTGGCCACGTGGGCGACAGCGTAAGCCGACTGATTCACTTCAACAAGAACCTCGCTACAGGAATGTACATGGTTCACATCGTTGTGGATGGCGAGCGCTTTGCTACCGAGCGACTGATTGTGATGTAATCTACAAACCTGACAGCGTCCGGAGAGGATCTGTCAGCGTTTGTTGAATCAAATAGTGAAACCCCCGGCGAGGAATCGTCGAGGGTTTTTTTAATAAAACCAATTCAGGTCGAGACTGTGCAGCTCCCTTTAACTGCACGAAGTAGGTCCTCCATGGTTGGTAATTTAACTTCAAGTAGTTAATTTCACTTTCTCTCCAGATATTTTACGCATTGATAAAGTGCTTTTTTGGAGTCGTTAACCGAACATCACCGATATTTGTATCATGGTGCGTTGTCTCCTCTTATCAGTGGTGCTTTGGAGCTCAGGTGTTTTTGGGCTTCTGGCGCAGAACACCATTTGGTTTCAGGGTTTTGAAAACGCTTCTGTAACCTGTACGGAAAACTGGGGCTATACAGGCGGCGTGCGTAACAACCAAACGTCCAGAACGGGCAATTGGTCCGGTATGGTAGGTCGCGCGGGAACATCTCATACCATGACCTTTGATGACGTGGATGTTTCGGGCCTTGAAGACCTTAATCTGCAGTTGTTCCATCGTGTGCGATGTGGCAGCGGGCCCGGTTTGGATGTCCGGGAAGGAGCTGTAATAAAAGTCAGGTTGAACGCAGGGCCTTGGGTTGTAATTGCGCAAGTTGGCGGTTTCTCCGATCATTGCTACTTGTGGACTGACATAATTGGTGGCGCTCCCACCACATCATCAGGTTGCAACGTCTATCAAGCTTCCAATCCTGTTAATTATTCTATTCCGGCAGGCACAAATACGGTTGGTTTGGAAATTATCAGCATTCGTGCAGATAACTGTACAGGTTATAATAACCGAATGGAAAACGGAGGTTTTGCATCACTTTATGATCGGACTGACGAAGGCTTCCATATTGACGATGTGCGTATCACTACGTCGAGCACGGATTTTACCTGCATTTGGACCGGAGCAGTAAACGACAATTGGCATAATTGTTTGAACTGGAACAACGGCCTCGTTCCCAATGCTACGCGAAATGTGATTATCAATCAAAGTGGGGACGTGAACACGAATTGCAGGGTGAGCACCGCCAATGCCACTTGTAATAACCTGCTGTTAACCACTGCAAACTCCTGGACACAGGATTTGGAAGTACGAAACAACAGAACCCTTAATATACTGGGTGATGTAACCATCACGCGCACAGGCAACGGAGTGAACAACCTGAAGGCTGAAGCCCAGGAAGGAGGCACCATCAATGTGGCGGGTAACCTGTCTGCCACGATCGGACCGGGTATTTCATTTGCAGCACAAATTGAAGTGCAGGCGCAAAACGGAGGTACGTGGAACATCCAAGGTGATGTGTTTCTCGAAAAAGCAACGCCTTTCGGAAACCCATTTGTCTGGATTTCGCTGAAAGGCCCATCGCCATCTACATTTCGATGCAACAACCTTACGCTCATTAGTAACGGTGCGAATGTTACGAACACGGCCTTTGTTCAGATGGTTTCTAATGACAACCACCTCCTGGAAGTACAGGGCGATTTTCTCATGATGAACAATGCCCGATTTAATATGAACAATCTTCCCAATCCGCAGGCCCGGTTTGCCGGTGATATTATCAATTTGGTTTCGGCAGCGCAATTTCAAACCAACAACAGCAACATCATATTGGATGGCAGTGGAATTCAGGAAATCAATACCGCGGGTTTTGCCTTGCCGTTTCACAACCTTACCCTGAACAAAAGTGGAGGACACGTGCGACTCAATAACGATATCACGTTCACCAATGCAGGTGTACTGGCTTTAAACAACGATTACATTGATCTGAATGGAAACCAGATGTATGTTACCAACACAGCTGTGGATGCCATTACGCGAATTTCCGGTGCCATTTCAGAAGAATCGGGGGCTGGAGCGGGAATCAACGAAGGGAGAATCAACTGGACGATCAACAATGTAGGTGGAGCTCATGTGTTTCCTTTTTCGCGTGGAGTAGGAGGTCCTTATATCCCGTTTGTCTTTGAGCGAACCGCGGGAAATGCAGGTGTCGTAAGCATTTCTACCTATGGAACACCGCCCAACAATCAACCCTGGCCCTTGTTGCCCGACCCGGTTCTCAACCTGAACAGCACCATGGGGTTACTTCCCGATAACCAGGATGCCACCGTAGATCGATTTTGGCAAATTGATGTATCGGGAACACCCACTGCCAACATAACCTTTCACTACGCCCCCGACGAATTGCCTGCCGCGCCTTTTAATGATCCCGCAAGCCTCAGAGCTCAACGCTACGATACCACTCAGGATATCTGGTTGCCCGGCCCATTGAGCCAGATTGCCGCAGGCAACAGCGTGCAGGTAGTAGGCGCCACCAACTTTTCTCCGTGGACACTTGCAAGTGAGATGTCTCCTTTGCCCCTGGAGTGGTTGGATTTTACTGCCCGGCCTGATGCTTTTGGGGTTCATTTGGATTGGCTCACAGGAAGCGAACAAAACACCAGTCATTTTGAGGTGCAACGCTCGGCCAATGCTCGCGATTTCTACAACATAGGAACGTTGAGTGCCGCAGGTTTTTCTAGCCAGGTGTTGTCATACTATTGGTTGGACCATCTGCCGATGAGAGGAATGAATTACTACCGCATCCGTCAGATTGATTTTGACGGTGCGTACACCTATTCTGTGGTGCGTGCTGTGTTGTGGGAAGAAAACCAACATGATGTTTCTGTGTACTATGCTGATCAAACCATTCGCGTTTTCACTGATTGTGAACTCATAAGTCGCCCTGTGCTTTACGGCATCAG
This region includes:
- a CDS encoding T9SS C-terminal target domain-containing protein → MVLWSSGVFGLLAQNTIWFQGFENASVTCTENWGYTGGVRNNQTSRTGNWSGMVGRAGTSHTMTFDDVDVSGLEDLNLQLFHRVRCGSGPGLDVREGAVIKVRLNAGPWVVIAQVGGFSDHCYLWTDIIGGAPTTSSGCNVYQASNPVNYSIPAGTNTVGLEIISIRADNCTGYNNRMENGGFASLYDRTDEGFHIDDVRITTSSTDFTCIWTGAVNDNWHNCLNWNNGLVPNATRNVIINQSGDVNTNCRVSTANATCNNLLLTTANSWTQDLEVRNNRTLNILGDVTITRTGNGVNNLKAEAQEGGTINVAGNLSATIGPGISFAAQIEVQAQNGGTWNIQGDVFLEKATPFGNPFVWISLKGPSPSTFRCNNLTLISNGANVTNTAFVQMVSNDNHLLEVQGDFLMMNNARFNMNNLPNPQARFAGDIINLVSAAQFQTNNSNIILDGSGIQEINTAGFALPFHNLTLNKSGGHVRLNNDITFTNAGVLALNNDYIDLNGNQMYVTNTAVDAITRISGAISEESGAGAGINEGRINWTINNVGGAHVFPFSRGVGGPYIPFVFERTAGNAGVVSISTYGTPPNNQPWPLLPDPVLNLNSTMGLLPDNQDATVDRFWQIDVSGTPTANITFHYAPDELPAAPFNDPASLRAQRYDTTQDIWLPGPLSQIAAGNSVQVVGATNFSPWTLASEMSPLPLEWLDFTARPDAFGVHLDWLTGSEQNTSHFEVQRSANARDFYNIGTLSAAGFSSQVLSYYWLDHLPMRGMNYYRIRQIDFDGAYTYSVVRAVLWEENQHDVSVYYADQTIRVFTDCELISRPVLYGISGQQISVKETGNSMFVTDVSLSSGVYVLVFHCDEETITAKFHVQ